A stretch of the Acidilobus sp. 7A genome encodes the following:
- the leuS gene encoding leucine--tRNA ligase, with protein MPLIKNVKAAEGLKLIELKWQDEWDKAKVYEANVDPSRPKFFVTFPFPYMNGLPHLGSAFTILRVDIAARYKRMRGYNVLFPQGWHATGGPIVAAARRLNEGDKKIIDDLKSMGVPEDAIPQFKDPATWVRYFTQEWKKDLKRYGLSIDWRREFFTTSLNPYFSKFVEWQYLRLRDAGYVRRGSHPVVWCPREKKVVGDHDRPDEYAGIGPVEATVILFKLAEEERYLAALTYRPETIFGVTNVWVHPDSTYLVVELDGRTVVMNDYMSEELADQGHTIKVVGSVKGHELVGRKVVVPIVNREVLVLPARFVIPDEGTGIVMSVPAHAPYDYAALMDLRRASDEELKSYGLDPTEVRSIEVRKIIEAPGLKGVPADDIIRRLGVKSQDDKELLEKATKELYSKEYYMGVMLSDVGAYGGLKVIEARQRIEGDLIKAGQALKVYTLPSKVYCRCGARTHVKFVENQWFLTYSDKGWKEKAKRLLSNMNIYPPYLKSNFMELIDWLNDWACTHQNELGTPLPWDSEWVIESLSDSTIYMAYYAIDYLIQGKVSPEQLKPEFFDYVFLGRGSAEGVSKVTGLPVDLIDAARKEFLYWYPVDLRISGKDLMQNHLLFFIFHHAAIFDEQRWPRGIGINGWALLNGAKMSKSTGNFITLRQMLDEAGADATRIAEVLAGADGGLDDANFTLADVDTAIEDLNGWIDFVKENHGKGREERLSIDDWFESVLNSTVKRVTEYMEQLKFKSAFLEAFYGLQNRYKWYLRRAGTPNRELLIKYIEYTTLMLAPFAPHVAEETWHLAGHNTLVVTETWPRYDENKVRKDVEVSEKVIEVLLNDVKNVVGLIGTPKEVIVTVAAKWKYSALMDLSRSISGGKQLRDAIKEVMGKDYGVPRQELSRLLQSVSKSPEVLDLLLDRELELRVLRESADFISRELGGVRVIIEEEEQGSSPRRANALPGKPAIYLVRA; from the coding sequence TTGCCATTGATTAAAAACGTTAAGGCAGCCGAGGGGCTAAAGCTTATAGAGCTCAAGTGGCAGGACGAGTGGGATAAGGCCAAAGTATATGAGGCTAACGTGGACCCCTCAAGGCCTAAGTTCTTCGTGACCTTCCCCTTCCCATACATGAACGGCCTCCCTCACCTCGGCAGCGCCTTCACTATACTGAGGGTTGACATAGCTGCAAGGTACAAACGCATGAGGGGCTACAACGTTCTCTTCCCCCAGGGCTGGCACGCCACTGGAGGACCAATAGTCGCAGCTGCAAGGAGGCTCAACGAGGGTGACAAGAAGATAATTGATGACCTGAAGTCCATGGGTGTTCCAGAGGACGCCATACCCCAGTTCAAGGACCCCGCAACGTGGGTGAGGTACTTCACTCAGGAGTGGAAGAAGGACCTTAAGAGGTACGGGCTCAGCATAGACTGGAGGAGGGAGTTCTTCACTACCAGCCTCAACCCCTACTTCAGCAAGTTCGTAGAGTGGCAGTACCTGAGACTGAGGGATGCAGGCTATGTGAGAAGGGGTAGCCACCCAGTAGTCTGGTGCCCTAGGGAGAAGAAGGTCGTTGGTGACCACGACAGGCCTGACGAGTACGCTGGCATAGGTCCTGTGGAGGCCACGGTCATACTCTTCAAGTTGGCTGAGGAGGAGCGCTACCTGGCGGCCCTAACCTACAGGCCGGAGACCATATTTGGGGTTACTAACGTCTGGGTTCACCCAGACTCCACTTACTTAGTTGTGGAGCTTGACGGAAGGACGGTTGTAATGAATGACTACATGTCAGAGGAGCTGGCTGACCAGGGTCATACCATTAAGGTTGTAGGCTCCGTGAAAGGTCACGAGCTCGTCGGGAGAAAGGTAGTAGTGCCTATAGTTAACAGGGAAGTCCTTGTCCTGCCGGCTAGGTTCGTGATACCTGACGAGGGCACTGGGATAGTTATGAGCGTGCCAGCCCACGCGCCATACGATTATGCTGCCCTCATGGACCTGAGGAGGGCCAGCGACGAGGAGCTGAAGTCCTATGGTCTTGATCCAACCGAGGTGAGGTCGATAGAGGTGAGGAAGATAATAGAGGCTCCTGGCCTGAAGGGGGTTCCGGCGGACGACATAATAAGGAGGCTTGGCGTTAAGAGCCAGGATGACAAGGAGCTGCTGGAGAAGGCCACAAAGGAGCTCTACTCTAAGGAGTACTACATGGGCGTTATGTTAAGCGACGTCGGTGCGTATGGCGGTCTAAAGGTAATAGAGGCAAGGCAGAGGATCGAGGGAGATCTAATAAAGGCGGGCCAGGCGCTTAAGGTCTATACATTGCCCTCAAAGGTCTACTGCAGGTGCGGCGCTAGGACTCACGTGAAGTTTGTCGAGAACCAGTGGTTCCTAACATACAGCGACAAGGGGTGGAAGGAGAAGGCCAAGCGCCTCCTGTCTAACATGAATATATACCCGCCCTACCTTAAATCGAACTTCATGGAGCTTATAGACTGGCTCAATGACTGGGCCTGCACGCATCAGAATGAGCTTGGCACCCCACTTCCATGGGACAGTGAGTGGGTTATAGAGAGCCTAAGCGACTCAACCATATACATGGCGTACTACGCTATAGACTACCTGATACAGGGCAAGGTCAGCCCCGAACAGCTAAAGCCAGAGTTCTTTGACTATGTCTTCCTTGGCAGGGGCAGCGCTGAGGGGGTCTCAAAGGTAACGGGCCTGCCGGTTGACCTAATAGATGCTGCCAGAAAGGAGTTTCTCTACTGGTACCCTGTGGACCTAAGGATAAGCGGCAAGGACCTAATGCAGAACCACCTCCTGTTCTTCATATTCCACCATGCCGCGATCTTTGATGAGCAGCGCTGGCCGCGCGGCATAGGGATAAACGGCTGGGCCCTCCTAAATGGGGCCAAGATGAGCAAGTCCACCGGGAACTTCATAACACTCCGTCAGATGCTCGACGAGGCGGGCGCTGACGCCACCCGCATCGCCGAGGTTTTGGCTGGAGCTGACGGCGGCCTTGATGATGCCAACTTCACGCTAGCAGACGTTGACACGGCAATCGAGGACCTGAACGGCTGGATAGACTTTGTTAAGGAGAACCATGGGAAGGGCAGGGAAGAGAGGCTCTCCATAGACGACTGGTTTGAGAGCGTGCTCAACTCAACGGTGAAGAGGGTCACAGAGTACATGGAGCAGCTCAAGTTTAAGAGCGCCTTCCTGGAGGCGTTCTATGGACTTCAAAATAGGTACAAGTGGTACTTGAGGAGGGCCGGCACCCCTAACAGGGAGCTCCTGATAAAGTACATAGAGTACACGACGCTCATGCTAGCTCCATTTGCCCCTCACGTGGCTGAGGAGACGTGGCACCTAGCAGGGCACAACACGCTCGTCGTCACAGAGACTTGGCCAAGATATGATGAGAACAAGGTAAGGAAGGATGTCGAGGTCTCTGAGAAGGTCATCGAAGTTCTTCTTAACGACGTAAAGAATGTCGTGGGCCTCATTGGAACGCCTAAGGAGGTGATAGTTACAGTTGCAGCCAAGTGGAAGTACAGCGCGCTGATGGACCTTAGCAGGTCCATTTCAGGTGGCAAGCAGCTCAGGGATGCCATAAAGGAGGTTATGGGAAAGGACTATGGCGTCCCACGCCAGGAGCTCTCCAGGCTTCTCCAGAGCGTCAGCAAGAGCCCAGAGGTCCTCGACCTGCTGTTAGACAGAGAGCTTGAGCTGAGGGTGCTCAGGGAGTCCGCGGACTTCATATCAAGGGAGCTTGGAGGGGTCCGCGTCATAATAGAGGAGGAGGAGCAGGGGTCGTCACCGAGGAGGGCAAATGCACTGCCTGGCAAACCAGCCATCTATTTGGTAAGGGCATAG
- a CDS encoding HD domain-containing protein, whose translation MRLSDIIIALNSLSRTGWMLRGVPSSVAESVSQHSFAAALIAADVASQLGLDPLRAAFIALVHDIGESIVGDVSKSSGVDRTAKELAEREAIFKMNVSDAVRGAALEYMEGRSLESIVAKVGDLASTILEGCYYKSLGFKVSEIVTSSVNELRAVVQRLPNGQKVLDVLRSEGIDLTC comes from the coding sequence TTGAGGCTCTCTGATATCATAATTGCGCTGAACTCGCTCTCTAGGACAGGCTGGATGCTAAGGGGGGTTCCGTCGTCCGTCGCTGAGAGCGTTTCGCAGCACTCGTTCGCCGCAGCGCTCATAGCTGCTGACGTGGCCTCTCAGCTGGGCCTTGACCCGCTCAGAGCAGCCTTTATAGCGCTGGTTCATGACATAGGCGAGTCAATAGTGGGCGACGTGTCAAAGAGCTCGGGCGTTGACAGGACGGCCAAGGAGTTGGCTGAGCGCGAGGCCATCTTTAAAATGAATGTCAGTGACGCGGTTAGAGGCGCAGCGCTGGAGTACATGGAGGGCAGAAGTCTTGAGTCTATTGTGGCTAAGGTAGGCGACCTCGCTTCAACGATATTGGAGGGCTGCTACTATAAGTCGCTGGGCTTTAAGGTCTCTGAAATAGTAACTTCATCAGTTAATGAGCTGAGGGCTGTAGTTCAAAGGCTTCCCAACGGGCAAAAGGTCTTAGACGTCTTGAGGTCTGAGGGCATAGATCTTACCTGTTAG
- a CDS encoding DUF763 domain-containing protein has translation MTGAAELPLHDGHVPGWMLKIMKSLSGSIVKVIVEERGPEGLIKALSDPYWFQAFNNVIGMDWDSSGSTTVVLTLLKQISWSEDLGFLVLGGKGKRMLQVKDESEAAERRLGVSSDEAFRFSKVAARAASTFLQDGYDTYVHAVIVTERGPQLVIQQGMNLTSRMARRYHIDKASIEEPFSGVAGFKASVYLNATARESREARRAYVDIIAEGKERLLRLLAESNAALGAPSLLRYIEGEARARPPRAYYRPVTPTKEFVRALEKIYANPPSSEEELALTEGLGPKVLRALALIADVIYSVPTSERDPLTLSLDPFYYAYAIGGKDGVPYPFDPKTAEEALSYLARAIEESKLGSAVKLRAMARLRAFLTRQVS, from the coding sequence TTGACAGGAGCTGCTGAGCTTCCGCTGCACGACGGCCATGTGCCAGGCTGGATGCTGAAGATTATGAAGTCCCTGAGCGGGAGCATAGTAAAGGTCATAGTGGAGGAGCGCGGTCCTGAGGGGCTCATAAAGGCGCTCTCAGACCCCTACTGGTTTCAGGCGTTCAATAATGTCATAGGCATGGACTGGGACAGCAGCGGCAGCACGACAGTAGTGTTAACGCTGCTCAAGCAGATCAGCTGGTCTGAGGATCTCGGCTTCCTAGTGCTGGGCGGCAAGGGAAAGAGGATGCTCCAGGTTAAGGATGAGAGCGAGGCCGCTGAGAGGAGGCTTGGGGTGAGCTCTGATGAGGCCTTCAGATTCAGCAAGGTAGCGGCGCGGGCGGCCTCGACGTTCCTGCAGGACGGCTATGACACATACGTCCACGCGGTTATAGTGACTGAGAGGGGCCCCCAGCTTGTAATACAGCAGGGCATGAACTTGACCTCTAGGATGGCAAGAAGGTACCACATAGATAAGGCTTCCATAGAGGAGCCCTTCTCAGGCGTGGCTGGCTTTAAGGCGTCGGTTTACCTTAACGCCACCGCCAGGGAGAGCAGGGAGGCCAGGAGGGCATACGTTGACATAATAGCTGAGGGCAAGGAGAGGCTCCTGAGGCTGCTGGCTGAGAGCAACGCTGCCCTGGGGGCACCAAGCCTGCTCAGGTACATAGAGGGGGAGGCGAGGGCAAGGCCTCCCAGGGCTTACTACAGGCCTGTGACGCCAACTAAGGAGTTCGTCAGGGCCCTTGAGAAGATTTATGCGAACCCACCTTCAAGCGAGGAGGAGCTGGCCTTAACTGAAGGCCTGGGCCCCAAGGTACTGAGGGCCCTTGCCCTGATAGCTGACGTCATATATTCTGTGCCGACCTCGGAGCGCGACCCGCTGACCCTGTCCCTGGATCCATTTTATTATGCCTACGCCATAGGAGGCAAGGACGGCGTGCCCTATCCCTTCGACCCCAAGACGGCGGAGGAGGCTCTTAGTTACCTTGCCAGGGCCATAGAGGAGTCTAAGCTGGGGAGCGCTGTTAAGTTAAGGGCAATGGCCAGGCTAAGGGCGTTCCTGACAAGGCAGGTGAGCTGA
- a CDS encoding metallophosphoesterase family protein: MHVSDIHCNAEALTRVVKLESFDLLLATGDYECLDVVDTLASCCSGRALAVTGNLDDVAIRRALDRKGLLLDGRVLSFGNLAVAGVGGIDYRSDVERLRRVMSGSKVDVLLSHHPPKGVLDRTLLGVNIGLAAIGELARLLKPKLHLFGHVHESPGEAFYDGVVAVNPGPLFEGRYALIEMLEAGKVKVSLKRA, from the coding sequence CTGCACGTCTCAGACATCCACTGCAATGCCGAGGCGCTTACAAGAGTTGTTAAGCTAGAGAGCTTTGACCTTCTCCTCGCCACCGGCGACTATGAGTGCCTGGACGTCGTTGATACTTTGGCTTCATGCTGCTCTGGTAGGGCGCTGGCCGTCACCGGCAACCTAGATGATGTAGCGATAAGGAGAGCTCTTGACAGGAAGGGGCTACTCCTTGATGGGAGGGTTTTGTCGTTTGGCAACCTCGCAGTGGCTGGCGTAGGCGGCATTGATTACAGAAGTGACGTAGAGAGACTGCGGAGGGTCATGAGTGGGTCTAAGGTTGACGTGCTTCTGAGCCATCACCCTCCAAAGGGAGTGCTCGACAGGACCCTTCTGGGCGTTAACATAGGGTTGGCTGCGATAGGGGAGCTGGCCAGGCTCCTTAAGCCAAAGCTTCATCTATTCGGCCACGTTCACGAGTCGCCCGGGGAGGCATTTTACGACGGCGTAGTTGCAGTTAACCCAGGCCCCCTCTTTGAGGGGCGCTACGCGCTCATAGAGATGCTGGAAGCAGGCAAAGTCAAAGTTAGCCTTAAGCGCGCTTAG
- a CDS encoding secondary thiamine-phosphate synthase enzyme YjbQ encodes MKFLHERFEVRTKERFEVIDVTDKVKEFIYNNSVTNGLLSISVPHTTAAIAINEAERGLMEDIVTSIRSLFNPERAWKHNLVDNNAHAHLAATFIGNSRCVSVVNGTIQLGRWQRVLLIEMDGPRSRLIELTFVGE; translated from the coding sequence TTGAAGTTCCTTCATGAACGCTTTGAAGTCAGGACTAAGGAGAGATTTGAAGTTATTGACGTGACCGACAAAGTAAAGGAGTTTATATACAACAATAGCGTTACCAATGGGCTGCTCTCAATATCAGTGCCGCACACGACAGCCGCTATAGCCATTAACGAGGCTGAAAGAGGTCTTATGGAGGATATCGTGACTTCCATAAGGAGCCTCTTCAACCCCGAGCGGGCCTGGAAGCACAATCTTGTCGATAACAACGCGCACGCTCACCTTGCAGCAACTTTTATAGGTAACTCAAGGTGCGTAAGCGTTGTGAACGGGACCATACAGCTAGGCCGCTGGCAGAGGGTGCTCCTTATAGAGATGGACGGTCCTAGGAGTAGGCTCATTGAACTAACCTTTGTAGGGGAATAG
- a CDS encoding 2,5-diamino-6-(ribosylamino)-4(3H)-pyrimidinone 5'-phosphate reductase codes for MVALKPYTIVFSTMSVDGRIATETGFSKLSCEEDFELQHRLRAWADAVLVGANTAIKDDPSLTVRRAVGRNPLRVVIDAALKVPPTLEMFSVPGKGVIITTEDQSDDKISIYTERGISVIRAGEGSVDLRKALSALFDMGVRRLMVEGGGTTTYGLLRDGLVDELWLTVSPIIFGMGVQVINGNASLLRGLYLKSLRVLCGGWVHLRYGIIY; via the coding sequence GTGGTAGCTCTGAAGCCGTACACCATAGTTTTCTCAACCATGAGCGTTGATGGAAGAATAGCGACAGAGACTGGGTTCTCTAAGCTTAGCTGCGAGGAGGACTTCGAGCTGCAGCACAGGCTAAGGGCATGGGCTGACGCTGTGCTCGTGGGAGCTAACACCGCGATAAAAGACGACCCCTCACTCACAGTAAGAAGGGCTGTCGGCAGAAACCCCTTGAGGGTAGTAATAGACGCGGCCCTTAAGGTACCCCCAACCCTTGAGATGTTCTCAGTCCCAGGTAAAGGCGTTATCATAACTACCGAGGATCAGAGTGATGACAAAATTTCTATATACACGGAGAGAGGCATAAGTGTAATAAGAGCTGGCGAGGGCAGCGTGGATCTGAGAAAGGCCCTCTCAGCGCTCTTTGACATGGGCGTCAGGAGACTCATGGTCGAGGGCGGAGGGACTACAACTTATGGGCTCCTCAGGGATGGCCTAGTCGACGAGCTTTGGCTCACGGTGTCGCCAATTATATTTGGCATGGGTGTTCAGGTAATAAATGGCAATGCTAGCCTTTTGAGGGGACTTTACTTAAAGAGCCTCAGGGTTCTTTGCGGAGGCTGGGTCCACCTCAGATACGGCATAATCTACTAA